The stretch of DNA TCTCATCTTGATACTGAGGCGGTTCATGCTGTCGCCGATCGCCGTGACCGCGTCCTTGAACTTCGGCGGCGCCATGTTGACCGGCGCGTCGCGCGAAAAGCCGTAGCCTTCCTTGGGCATCATCCCCATAGCGCGGTCGGCCTTGCCGTTGTCGTTCTCGTCATGGAGCAGCGCGATCGCGTAATTGCCGGGCTTGACCCCGGTGAAGCGGATTTCGAGCTTCTGCGCGGCGGGCACCACCACGCGGTAGGCATTGGGGTCCTTGATGCATTTGGGGAAGATATCGGCCCGCGTCGTCATGCAGGCGCGCACCA from Porphyrobacter sp. YT40 encodes:
- a CDS encoding DUF2141 domain-containing protein — its product is MKAAALGVAATATTLAAVPVQAGDVVITVTDIRSTKGVVRACMTTRADIFPKCIKDPNAYRVVVPAAQKLEIRFTGVKPGNYAIALLHDENDNGKADRAMGMMPKEGYGFSRDAPVNMAPPKFKDAVTAIGDSMNRLSIKMRYFL